In Phocoena phocoena chromosome 3, mPhoPho1.1, whole genome shotgun sequence, the DNA window TGCTACTCAATTTGCACTCTTGGCATTTCTATATGGTCAACAAATCCTGCTAAAGATAGCTTTTTCTTGGATGTCACCACCCTTAGTAATAGAACTGCCCTTAATTAGTTGATGTGTAATACtcctttttttcaagattgtaaATGTATTGACAGTTCTTTCTGCCTAAGTTAATGTTCATCTTCATCAAATACATTCtagttgtttatcttttttctgcGATGTGTATTTTAATATAGCCTTCCAATAATTCTCTTAGCACTTTTTTGCCTTACCACTTGCAGCAAAGACTGCCAGGTTTTACATTTGAGTCACTAACTTTGGGTCTTTTTTCCCACTTCAAAATCTGTCAAGAATAATTTTcttgaccattctttttttttttttcttgaccattcttaaataatttatttttataccctTTCTACTTTGTCACTAGTATAGTAAGGAATGtaacaaacattttttgtatGCAGAGCCTTTTCTATATTACTTTTTAAGTACAGGTTTCTGAGAAGTGAGTCaaattttttcaatatattttactttacctCCCAATCCCCAGCAATTTGTGAGTCTTTTGAGGGTTGTGAAAAATACCTTTAATCTATTCTCCAAAGTCTgagaattttaaaactctgaataGTTAATGGACTTTTGTGTCTGGTCAAAATTTATGAGTAATTTCTAGAAACTAATTATTATGTGAGTAATAATCTAAAGAACTGAGTACTTGCTGCTTTATTTCAAGTTTTCTCACATTAGTAAATTAAGTATTCATGAAtaagaaaactatgaaacatgCAATGATTATATACAATtactaaaatatttccttttactggttatttctaaaatcaaaactaaagtaaacttataaataaaagtaagataATACCTTCTGGATGTGTCCTAATGTGGAAACGATCACTGAAACACCATTTCCTCTTCACAGTGCTTCAGTTtaacttttctgtcttcttacctttattatttccttttaagatCAGTTATTTACCCATTGTTTTAGATTTTGCAGCTGCATTAATGACTCATTCGTTAAGCATTGAAAGCCTATTTCAGTGTATACTCTAGGAAAGGTGCTGTTCTAGAGTGAGGACTCACTGTGAACATGATCATCACAGATATAACCTGTGGCCTAGAATCttcttatataaaattaatgagCAAATGTCTTTCCCAAACCTATTATCATATTTGCCAAGCCCATTTGCACAGGGGTAAGGCTAACTCTTTGAACAGTAGATATTTTCTTACAAGGGAATTGAAAATTTGCCCCAGATTCTAAAGGGTCAACCCATGTGAGAATACTTGTTTCTGCATAGGTTGGGACTGGAGCCCAGACCTGTCTTTGCatccatttattctttcagtCTTCAAGTATAACCTTGCTCCTGGGAGGGATAAATATGTCCCTTATGCAATACACAGTAGTGAAATTGGGCTATGAGAATAAATAATGCAAAGACTTAAAAAGAGGTAGAAaaattcttaccaaaaaaaaaattgtctctgaaaaaataaattattttataagtcTTATTGTACAGGAATCTTTGTATCACTTCTGGATTTTCATTGCAAATTGAACAGCAGGTGTTTGACTTTTatcattttggggaaaaatagAATAGGGAAAAGAAATGGTGTACACAAGTGATACTTTATTTACCAAGAATAGACTGCAGTAACAGGTTAGGACTCTGAGTGTCGCTGTTCACCAATCGGGGGAAGAAAAGAACCAGGAAATTAATACAAACCACAAGATTTCTGCATTACAAAGCAGTAGCTCTGGGGCTTTAGAAAGCTTCGAACTGGACCCCCGAGAGCGCCAGCATCCAACGGTGAAAGCACATTATCTTGGACCCTGAAGGTCCTTGGGATCCTCAGGCCTCCACCAAGGGAACACCCACGAGCAAGCTATTCCGCCGCGGGGCTGTAATGGCGGCTTCTACTTATTGCCCAGACTGCAGCCGGCTGATCGGGATCTGCGTTCTCTTGGGGGCCCTGTGGGAAATCCGGGCCGAACATATCCTCTACTCGGTGCCTGAGGAGCTGGAGAACGGCTCCTTCGTGGGCAACATCGCCAAGGACCTGGGGCTGGAGCCCCGGGAGCTGGCGGAGCGCGGAGTCCGCATCGTCTCCAGAGGTAGGACGCAGCTTTTTGCTCTGAACCTGAGAAGCGGCAGCTTGGTCACTGCGGGCAGGATAGACCGGGAGGAGCTCTGTGACAGATCTCCAAAGTGTGTAGTAAACCTGGAGATTCTCCTAGAGGACGACGTGAAGATTTTTGGAGTAGAAGTGGAAATAATCGATGTTAATGATAACGCGCCCAACTTTGGGGCAgagcaaagggaaataaaagtagCTGAAAATGAAACTCCTGGGACAAGATTTCCTCTTCCTGAAGCTTTTGATCCGGATATAGGGATAAACTCTCTGCAGGGTTACCAGCTCAGCTCGAATGGTCACTTCTCCCTGGATGTGCAAAGAGGAGCTGATGGGATTAAGTACCCTGAGCTCGTGCTGGAGCGCGCCCTGGACCGCGAGGAAGAGGCGGTTCACCATCTCGTTCTCACCGCCTTCGACGGAGGCGACCAGGTTCACTCTGGCACTGCCAGGATTCATGTAACACTTGTGGATACCAACGACAATGCCCCAGTATTCACTCAGCCCGAGTACCGTGTGAGTGTGCAGGAGAACGTGCCGGTGGGCTCCAGGCTACTCACAGTAAAAGCCACGGATACAGATGAAGGAGCCAATGGAGAAGTCACATATTCTTTCCGGAAAGTAAGAGATAAAATATCCCAGCTATTCCACTTGAATTCTCTGACTGGGGACATAACAATATTGGGGGATCTGGATTATGAGGACTCTGGGTTCTATGATATAGATGTAGAAGCCCATGATGGGCCTGGTCTCCGAGCCAGAAGTAAGGTACTGGTGACAATTCTGGATGTAAATGACAATGCCCCAGAAGTCACAGTTACATCTCTCACCAGCTCTATTCAAGAAACTTCTTCCCCAGGCACAGTAATTGCACTTTTCAATGTGCATGACAGTGATTCAGGAGAGAATGGCCTTGTCACATGTTCTATTCCAGATAATCTGCCATTCACACTTGAAAAGACCTTTGGAAATTATCATCGGTTGTTGACACACAGGACTCTGGATAGGGAAGAAGTCTCAGAATATAACATCACTGTAACTGCCACTGACCACGGAACTCCACCATTGTCTACAGAAACACACATCTCACTGAACGTGGCAGACATCAATGACAACCCACCTGCCTTCCCTCAAGCTTCCTACTTGGCCTACATTCCAGAAAACAATCCTAAGGGAGCTTCTATCTTCTCTGTGACCGCCCGTGACCCTGACAGTAACGAGAACTCAATGGTCACTTACTCTCTGGCTGAGGACAAGCTGCAGGGGGCGCCTCTCTCCTCCTATGTCTCTATCAACTCTGACACAGGTGTATTGTATGCTCTGCGCTCCTTTGACTATGAACAGGTTAGAGACCTGCAGCTACTTGTGACAGCCAGCGACAGCGGGGACCCTCCACTCAGCAGTAACGTGTCTCTGACCATATTCGTGCTGGACCAGAACGACAACGCACCTGAGATTCTGTACCCTGCCCTTCCCACCGACGGTTCCACCGGTGTGGAGCTGGCACCCCGCTCCGCAGAGCCTGGCTACCTGGTGACCAAGGTGGTGGCTGTGGACAGAGACTCGGGCCAGAACGCCTGGCTGTCCTACCGCCTGCTCAAGGCCAGCGAGCCAGGGCTCTTCGCAGTGGGGCTGCACACGGGCGAGGTGCGCACAGCGCGGGCCCTGCTGGACAGAGACGCGCTCAAGCAGAGCCTGGTGGTGGCGGTCCAGGACCACGGCCAGCCCCCTCTCTCCGCCACAGTCACACTCACGGTGGTCGTGGCTGACAGCATCCCAGACGTCCTGACTGACCTAGGCAGCCTGAAGCCCTCAGCGGACCCTAATGACTCGGGCCTCACGCTCTACCTAGTGGTGGCGGTGGCCGCGGTCTCCTGCGTCTTCCTCGCATTTATCATCGTGCTGCTGGCGCTCAGACTGCGGCGCTGGCACATGTCGCATCTGCTCCAGGCTTCAGGCAGCAGGTTGGCCAGCGTGCCCGCCTCCCACTTTGTGGGTGTGGACGGGGTGCGGGCTTTCCTGCAGACCTATTCTCACGAGGTCTCGCTCACCGCGGACTCGCGGGGGAGTCACGTGATCTTCCCGCAGCCCAACTACGCGGACACGCTCATCAGCCAGGAGAGCTGTGAGAAAAGCGAGCCTCTCTTGATATCTCAAGATTTacctgaaagaaaaggagaaccCAGTCTTCAACAGGTGAGTCAGATCTTGCCACACTGAAACGTAGGCAGAGAGCTGCATAAATGTCTCCAATTACATATAAAAGACACTTCTTTTTTAGTATTCTTTAAAGTGGAACGGCAAATGATCCTTCAATAATGATAAATAACAGTTACTACGCCTAATAGTTGTTGATTACTTATCCTTTGTAATCTTCATTCGGTTATAGTTTCAGCAGCAATTTCTTAAGTTTATACTTCTAACCCTCTCacgtctttattttttttaacatctttattggagtataattgctttacaatggtgtgttcgtttctgctttataacaaagtgaatcagttgtacatatacatatgttcccatatctgttccctcttgcgtctccctccctcccactctccctatccaacccctctaggtggtcacaaagcactgagctgatctccctgtgctatgtggctgcttctcactagctatctattttacgtttggtagtgtatatatgtccatgccactctctcactttgtcacagcttacccttcctcctccccatgtcctcaagtccattctctatgtctgcgtccttattcctgtcctgcccctaggttcttcataacctttttttattttttgagtccatatatatgtgttagcatacggtatttttctctttctgacttacttcactctgtatgacagactctaggtctatccacctgattacaaatagctcaatttcatttctttttatggctgagtaatattccattgtatatatgtgccacatcttctttatccattcatctgtcgatggacacttaggttgtttccatgtcctggctagtgtacatagtgctgcaatgaacattttggtacatgactctttttgaattatggttttctcagggtacatgcccagtagtgggattgctgggtcatatggtagttctatttttagttttttaaggaacctccatactgttctccatagtggctgtatcaatttacattcccaccaacagtgcaagagggttcccttttctccacaccctctccagcatttattgtttgtagattttttgatgatggccattctgaccggtgtgaggtgatacctcattgtacttttgatttgcatttccctaatgatgtgtgatgttgagcatcctttcatgtgtttgtcgaaaatctgtgtatcttctttggagaaatgtctatttaggttttctgcccatttttggattgagttgtttgattttttgagaCTGAggtgcatgaactgcttgtatattttggagattaatcctttgtcagttgctttgtttgcaaatattttctcccattctgagcgttgtcttttcatcttgtttatggtttcctttgctgtgcaaaagcttttaagattcattaggtcccatttgtttatttttgtttttatttccatttctctaggaggtgggtcaaaaagaatcttgctgtggtttatgtcatagagttttctgtctgtgttttcctctagagttttatagtgtctggccttacatttaggtctttaatccattttgagcttatttttgtgtatggtgttagggagtgttctaatttcattcttttacatgcggctgtccagttttcccagcaccatttattgaagaggctgtcttctctccattgtatattcttgcctcctttatcaaaaataaggtgaccagggcttccctggtggtgcaatggttaagaatccgcctgccaatgcaggagaaacgggtttgagccctggtccaggaagatcccacatgccgcggagcagctaagcctgtgtgccacaactactgagcctgcgctctagatctcgcgagccacaattactaagcctgtgtgccataactactgaagcccgtgcgcctagagcctgtgctctgcaacaagagaagccaccgcagtgagaagcccatgcaccacaacgaagagtagcccccgctcaccacaaccagaggaagcccgtgtgcagcaatgaagacccaatgcagccaaaaataaaaaataaaataaataaaaaaaaaataagttgaccatatgtgcgtgggtttatcgctgggctttctgtcctgttccattgatctatatttctgtttttgtgccagtgctgtactgtcttgattactgtagctttgtagtgttgtctgaagtccaggagcctgattcctccagctctgtttttctttctcaggattgctttggctattcagggtcttttgtgtttccatacaaattgtgaaattttttgttctagttctgtgaaaaatgccattggtagttttataggggttgcaatgaatctgtagattgctttgggtagtatagtcattttcacaatgttgattcttccaatcctaaaacgtggtatatctctccatctatttgtatcatctttaatttctttcatcagtgtcttatagttttctgcatacagtctttggcctccttaggtaggtttattcctaggtagtttgttatttttgttgcagtggtaaatgggagtgtttccttaatttctctttcagatttttcatcattagtgtataggaatgtgagagatttctgtgcattaattttgtatcctgctactttaccaaattcattgattagctctagtagttttctggtagcatcttttagtattctctatgtatagtatcatgtcatctgcaaacagtgacagctttacctcttttccgatttgaattccttctatttctttttcttctctgctgcctCTCACGTCTTTACAGCCATTTTCCTTTAGGCATTACTGAAAGGATAGATTAGAATTGTGAAATAATTCACAATTATTAAGGAGGcaattgtgtatatttatattaaagCATTCTCCCTTATGAAGCTGTTGTGTCTGGattgagtattttaaattttcctctttttacacCCTAATGTACTTTGCttgaaatttacttttatttcctttgggatAGGTATTTTCCATTATGATTAAACAATGGCAATTTATAAATATTGGGGAATATACTTAACATTTAGATATAACTTTAACAGGGATAGTTTCTCAACTGGATTGGTAcatttcatatattgtgttgttGCAGTTTGTGAGATGCACCAACTGACTATGTGTGATTCCCTTGGTGCACTTCTGTGATTACCAAAAATATTGCCCATTTAATTTCACTCATATTTAATAGCTTGCAGGagtgattttaataatttctgaACTACCTATTATGGTATCACTATGAGACCCTTTTTGATTTCTGAGGAAAACATAACTTTcaaaaatctttcctttttcatCTTGGGAGCCTCTTATACAGGTTGGGTGACTTAGATTCTAAACTGATATGATTTATGCTATTTAGTAAGAAGGTCTCAGCCCTGGTCCCCAAAATTGCTCATAGGTATCTCTGTCACCGTTGGGCTCTGGGATGATATGACTTGGGGAAAATATTCATGAATGTCTAGGACTGCAAAAATTAGTGAACTTTGGATACCTGGAAATTGTAGCAATAGTTTGTGGACTATGCCTCAATTCAGCTTAAGAAGGAGAGTTTGAGTTTCTAAATGCCTTTGTCTTCATGGGAAATTGTGGTGCAATACATAGAGTAAAACAGGAATGTGGTATGATACAACTAGCTGGcatgaggagaggaaagagaaaataataaatgaatattgagAAACAAATCGTATCTGAGGATAGATCGTTTAAAATGCTgaagctttaaaatataatttggaaatatCAATTGTCTTGAAACTGTGACAGACATATTTGCATGCTGGCATTAAGAATACATTCCAGAATCagagtgatatatattttttaaatgcctaggAGGGCAGTAGATAATTTATAACTAATATCACatggaaatacatttttgtttgagTGGACACTGGGTTTCTTTTAGAAAGTAATATttctggttaaataaattgttgCACAATTATATGACGGGCTACTACATAgccataagaaattaaaaatggaaaaccttTTTATGTACTGTTAGAATATGTTATCTTCAAGATATAGTGagttatatatacactactatgtataaaataggtaactaatgagaacctactgtacagcacagggaactctactcaatgcttggtggtgacctaaatgagaagaaaatccaaaaaagaaagggtatatgtatacgtatagctgattcactttgctgtacagcagaaactaacacaacattgtaaagcaactatactccaataaaaattaatttaataaaataaaatgcaccaaAGTCTTATAGCTCAGATTTCAAGGAAACTCAATAGAAGTTTCCTCAAATTTGATAACAatcaaaaaaattacattttattactaACAAATGGTTGAGAATTTGAAAGAAACATCTGcaaactgtcaaaaaataaaaagcaaatttccatcaattaaaaaaaagatataatgagtgaaaaaagcaagatgcaaaaCATTGTATATTGTATCCTTTTGTGTCTAAAATCGGGggagaatatttttagaaatctgCTGGACTCTACAAAACATACTAATGGAATGATACACAAAAAACACAGCACTCATTTCTCCTGGGAAAAATATGTTGTTGAAAGCAGAGGGAGAGCCTATAAAATATGCCATTTGTGCCTTCTGAATTTCGAACTGTATGAATGTAtacctatttaaaaacaaataaatactccTTGTAaatctccccccaaaaaaagagaaaacaaaaatagttcCTTGCAAAACATTTACAAGTCATTAGTGCAGTTTCTGGGGAAAACCTCTGGGCGTCGCTGTAGgccaaaagaaggaagagaagataaTCAGAGGCGCATTTGGGAACCTCTGAAAGGGTAACTTCCTGCTCAAACAAACCACACAAGGGAGGCCAGTACAGGTTTGGATAGTGGAAACGAAAGCAGGAAAAGTGACCCTATCCCGGATTTTGCTTATTCCTCCTCCCGACCAAGGAGCGGAGCAGCAGTGGAGGGAGACAGGATGAGGCCAAGCGCAGAGAGGAGCGGCCGAGCGCTGTGGCGGCAGGTACTGTTGCCCTTCCTGCTGTCTTTGTTCCGCGGGGCTCTCCCAGACCAAATTCGCTACTCAATTCCCGAGGAGCTGGCCAAGAACTCGGTGGTAGGAAACCTCGCCAAGGATCTGGGTCTCAGTGTCCGGGACTTGTCGGCCCGGAAGTTGCGGGTTACCGCGGAGAaggaatattttattgtaaaccCTGAGAGCGGGGACTTACTTGTGAGTGATAGAATAGACCGAGAGCAGATTTGTGGGAAGAAGCCTCTGTGCATTCTGGATTTCGATACTGTCGCTGAAAACCCACTAAATATTTTCCATGTATCAGTAATAGTACAGGATATAAATGACAACACTCCGCTATTCAAACAGAGTAAGATTGACTTAAAAATTGGAGAATCCACTAAGCCAGGTAAAACATTTCCACTAGACCCGGCGCTGGATTTGGATGCTGGTCCTAATTCACTGCAAAGATACAACCTTAATGAAAATGAGCACTTTGATCTCACAGAGAAACAGACTCCAGATGGACGTAAATATCCTGAGTTGATTCTGAAACATTCTCTGGACAGAGAAGAGCAGAATTTTCATCATCTGGTCCTGACAGCTGTAGACGGTGGGGACCCACCCCAAAGTGGCACCACCCAGATCCAAATCCAAGTCACAGATGCGAACGATAATCCCCCAGTGTTCAGCCAGGACGTGTACAGGGTCAGCCTGCAAGAGGGTGTGCCCCCTGGATTCTTAGTGCTTCAACTGACAGCCACCGACCAGGACGAGGGCGTCAATGCAGAGATCATCTACTCCTTTCATAATGTGGATGAACAAGTGGAACGATTTTTTAACTTAGACAGAAGAACAGGAGAAATCACGACAAAGGatgattttgattttgaaatcGCTAGTAGTTACACTCTCACTATAGAAGCGAAAGATCCTGGAGATCTAGCAGCCCATTGCAGTGTCCAAGTCGAAATTCTCGATGAGAATGATTGTGCACCAGAAGTGATTGTGACTTCAATATTTACTCCCCTACCAGAGGATTCACCACCAGGAACAGTGATCGCCTTGATAAAAACAAGAGATAGAGACTCtggagaaaatggagaagtttACTGCCAAATCTTGGGAAAGGCCGAGTTTATATTGAAATCCTACTCGAAGAACTATTACAAGCTAGTGACAGACCGGACCCTGGACCGGGAGGAGATCCCAGAATACAACGTCACTATAATGGCCACCGACAGAGGCAAGCAGCCCCTCTCCTCTAGTATAAGCATCACTCTGCGCCTCGCAGATGTCAACGACAACGCTCCAGTTTTCCACCAGGCCTCCTACGTGGTCCACGTGGCAGAAAACAACCCGCCTGGAGCCGCCATCGCCCAAGTTAGCGCTTCAGATCCAGACTTGGGGCCCAACGGCCAAGTCTCCTACTCCATCGTGGCCAGCGACCTGGAGCCGCGCGCGCTGTCGTCCTACGTGTCCGTGAGCGCACAGAGCGGCGTGGTGTTCGCGCAGCGCGCCTTCGACCACGAGCAGCTGCGCGCCTTCGAGCTGACGCTGCAGGCCCGCGACCACGGCTCGCCCGCGCTCAGCACCAACGTGAGCCTGCGCGTGCTGGTGGGCGACCGCAACGACAACGCGCCCAGGGTGCTGTACCCGGCCTTGGGGCCCGACGGCTCGGCGCTCTTCGACACGGTGCCGCGCGCCGCGCAGCCCGGCTACCTGGTCACCAAGGTGGTGGCGGTAGACGCCGACTCTGGACACAACGCCTGGCTGTCCTACCACGTGCTGCAGGCCAGCGAGCCCGGACTCTTCAGCGTGGGGCTGCGCACGGGCGAGGTGCGCACGGCGCGGGCCCTGGGCGACAGGGACGCGGCCCGCCAGCGCCTGCTGGTTGCTGTGCGCGAC includes these proteins:
- the LOC136120270 gene encoding protocadherin gamma-A4-like, which codes for MAASTYCPDCSRLIGICVLLGALWEIRAEHILYSVPEELENGSFVGNIAKDLGLEPRELAERGVRIVSRGRTQLFALNLRSGSLVTAGRIDREELCDRSPKCVVNLEILLEDDVKIFGVEVEIIDVNDNAPNFGAEQREIKVAENETPGTRFPLPEAFDPDIGINSLQGYQLSSNGHFSLDVQRGADGIKYPELVLERALDREEEAVHHLVLTAFDGGDQVHSGTARIHVTLVDTNDNAPVFTQPEYRVSVQENVPVGSRLLTVKATDTDEGANGEVTYSFRKVRDKISQLFHLNSLTGDITILGDLDYEDSGFYDIDVEAHDGPGLRARSKVLVTILDVNDNAPEVTVTSLTSSIQETSSPGTVIALFNVHDSDSGENGLVTCSIPDNLPFTLEKTFGNYHRLLTHRTLDREEVSEYNITVTATDHGTPPLSTETHISLNVADINDNPPAFPQASYLAYIPENNPKGASIFSVTARDPDSNENSMVTYSLAEDKLQGAPLSSYVSINSDTGVLYALRSFDYEQVRDLQLLVTASDSGDPPLSSNVSLTIFVLDQNDNAPEILYPALPTDGSTGVELAPRSAEPGYLVTKVVAVDRDSGQNAWLSYRLLKASEPGLFAVGLHTGEVRTARALLDRDALKQSLVVAVQDHGQPPLSATVTLTVVVADSIPDVLTDLGSLKPSADPNDSGLTLYLVVAVAAVSCVFLAFIIVLLALRLRRWHMSHLLQASGSRLASVPASHFVGVDGVRAFLQTYSHEVSLTADSRGSHVIFPQPNYADTLISQESCEKSEPLLISQDLPERKGEPSLQQVSQILPH
- the LOC136120271 gene encoding protocadherin gamma-B2-like, producing the protein MRPSAERSGRALWRQVLLPFLLSLFRGALPDQIRYSIPEELAKNSVVGNLAKDLGLSVRDLSARKLRVTAEKEYFIVNPESGDLLVSDRIDREQICGKKPLCILDFDTVAENPLNIFHVSVIVQDINDNTPLFKQSKIDLKIGESTKPGKTFPLDPALDLDAGPNSLQRYNLNENEHFDLTEKQTPDGRKYPELILKHSLDREEQNFHHLVLTAVDGGDPPQSGTTQIQIQVTDANDNPPVFSQDVYRVSLQEGVPPGFLVLQLTATDQDEGVNAEIIYSFHNVDEQVERFFNLDRRTGEITTKDDFDFEIASSYTLTIEAKDPGDLAAHCSVQVEILDENDCAPEVIVTSIFTPLPEDSPPGTVIALIKTRDRDSGENGEVYCQILGKAEFILKSYSKNYYKLVTDRTLDREEIPEYNVTIMATDRGKQPLSSSISITLRLADVNDNAPVFHQASYVVHVAENNPPGAAIAQVSASDPDLGPNGQVSYSIVASDLEPRALSSYVSVSAQSGVVFAQRAFDHEQLRAFELTLQARDHGSPALSTNVSLRVLVGDRNDNAPRVLYPALGPDGSALFDTVPRAAQPGYLVTKVVAVDADSGHNAWLSYHVLQASEPGLFSVGLRTGEVRTARALGDRDAARQRLLVAVRDGGQPALSATATLLLVFADSLQEALPDLSDHSEPTDPQAELQFYLVVALALISVLFLLAVILAVALQLRRSSSPAAWGCFQPGVCVKSGPVVPPNYSEGTLPYSYNLCVASQSAKAEFNFLSVTPEMAPPQDLLCEDASWVPSSNHGDAGVPFASGTILKVSSNLIHFFTLRCL